In one window of Streptomyces showdoensis DNA:
- a CDS encoding GreA/GreB family elongation factor: MTDGPQPISPEARRALERELAELRADRAKVAATLRSEDPVGDRADEADELQRADDVARLDERIGAIEGRLREGAVAGPPPADAVGVGSTVTVRFADGAESTVHVGELAEAPDLDLVTADSPLGRALLGRHAGDTVTYRTPEGTTTATVVSLSS; encoded by the coding sequence ATGACCGACGGTCCCCAGCCCATCAGCCCCGAAGCCCGGCGCGCCCTGGAGCGGGAACTCGCGGAGCTGCGCGCCGACCGCGCGAAGGTGGCGGCGACGCTGCGGTCCGAGGACCCGGTGGGCGACCGGGCGGACGAGGCCGACGAGCTGCAGCGGGCCGACGACGTCGCCCGCCTGGACGAGCGGATCGGCGCGATCGAGGGGCGGCTGCGCGAGGGCGCCGTCGCCGGACCGCCGCCGGCCGACGCGGTGGGCGTGGGCAGCACCGTCACCGTGCGCTTCGCGGACGGCGCGGAGTCCACCGTCCACGTGGGCGAGCTGGCCGAGGCCCCCGACCTGGACCTGGTGACCGCCGACAGCCCCCTGGGGCGGGCGCTGCTGGGGCGCCACGCGGGCGACACCGTCACGTACCGGACGCCGGAGGGCACCACCACGGCGACGGTGGTGTCCCTCAGCTCGTGA